In Gemmata obscuriglobus, a single genomic region encodes these proteins:
- a CDS encoding beta-ketoacyl synthase N-terminal-like domain-containing protein: MNDRIAIVSVAGRFPSAGADLDRYWADVASATDCSREVPAGRWALPPDRCTDPRVANPDTVYSARGYYLDPFEPDLSGLDIDPGLVRELDPLFHLVLDVGGRAWRGAKTAGLDRARVGVVLGNICLPTDRANDLCRAVLGGRLGLPAGAPVHPLNRYVAGLPAGLLAKGLGLGGGSFTLDAACASSLYALKLACDELVAGRADAMLAGGCSRPDCQYTQMGFAQLRALAPSGRCSPFDARADGLVVGEGAGVFVLKRLADALKHGDTIHGVVAGAGVSNDMHGNLLAPAKEGQLRAMRSAYAHAGWNPWDVQLIECHATGTPVGDQIEFDSLRELWGGSDWAPGQCVIGSVKSTVGHLLTGAGAAALTKVLLAMKHEQLPPQANFATPAPGLSYDGGPFRVLRAAERWGRSSATQPRRAAVSGFGFGGVNAHLLVEEWTGLPPRSGASKTPRLIAVGTREAAARSRASEPREPVAVVGAAAHVGPWADARALQEQLFSGGTAEPGIKLNGWALADEPCPPGFYIDELALPIDKFRVPPKELEETLPQQLLMLRVAADALADAGYAPRADGDPATGVFVGLGLDLNTTNFHLRWAAIGSGAGPDEASPPLTANRTMGALGSIAASRVARTFHFGGPSHTVCSEEGSGARALELGVRALQARELDRVLVGGVDLAGDPRLVLPGEASLPADGAVALVLKRLADAERDGDRVYAVIKGVGVASTEGDAQSRAAADAGLPLGSAVVFGGTAERVGEAGAASGAVAVLEACVALYQEVLPGGVAGSLIEAPGGRGARGPQEPTFWLRNRADGPRRACVHSSGADGSHFAFLLEEPAQRVPAELAQPLGARAEAAFVVEGDTPAELLAGIEALSAFAHDRAGRNVEAVARGWFRAAPGAGRKLAVGFAARSGAELAEQISFAASSLHADPASPFPATARQALRDRVFYSPKPLGTRAKVALVFPGSGNQFDGMGRDLAAQWPEVVRRQDAENQRLRDQFSPQFFWHGRAGDAPARDLMFGQVTVGSLVADVVAALGVRCDAMIGLSLGESAGLFGVRLWRERDEMYRRMQVSTLFASDLAPPYDSARVYWGVPAGEPVDWVSGVISAGADDVTAALRPGLLAYLLIVNTPGECVIGGKRADVEKLAAAVGKPVMLLEGVTLAHCEAGKPVFGPYHDLHMLPVTPPAHALTVYSGAWGKSYRPGELACADSITSGLVGLIDVPRVIEAAYRDGVRAFVEVGPGGSCTRMISAILGDRRHLARAAHAAKPDAVSQVVRLVAHLAAERLPVDLAALYGTETRCVAHREPEPARRNVVVVPVGLRPVPPAVVLTPLTKREAAPSAVPIETDGEERVAPVVAAGTPEPTPHVPPTEALRSSPEPHVRLRSQPLAPAAQPEEVASPHIVPVLAPELVPSLAPVIESVANVQVLNMQAQEAFLRVSGKLMESAAGVLRFQTSLLDAWTRGGAGASEPVSSLVWLTPPASPLEPPRALTFEQCCTYAAGKIADALGPLFAEVDSFPTRVRLPDGPLQLVDSISLIEGEPKSMTSGRVVTHHTVRADRWYLQSGRIPTAICVEAGQADLFLSGYLGIDFETRGLAVYRLLDAVVSFHRGLPQVGETVTYDIHIDKFVKQGDSWLFHFWFDGTVNGEPLITMRNGVAGFFTADALAAGKGIVQTALDKKRFPGKRPDDWADLVPQTVCALTAQQVDALRGGDLVGAFGPAFARARLTRPATIPGGMLRLVDRVPLIEPAGGRFGTGFVRAEFDIHPDDWFLTCHFVDDQVMPGTLMYECCLHTLRVLLMRLGWVGEADDVVCEPLPGVNSRLKCRGQVLATTKTVTYEVTVKELGYRPEPFCVADALMYADGKPIVEITNMTLRMSGLSREKLNVIWAGMAEPTPLKGAGRSDAVRTPSGPRTGSEVSSLPLPAGRGPGGGLSAAPLYDSAKIMAYSNGNPSEAFGEPYKVFDSERVLARLPGPPYQFLDCVTAVSGEPFVLKAGASCTALYAVPPDEWYFGENRCENMPFSVLLEIALQPCGWLAAYCGSALTSKDDLSFRNLGGKGTQFRAVTPATGTLATTVKMTGVSNSAGMIIQHYDMLVEDAQGPMYKGTTYFGFFTKGALANQVGIREARVPWPNEQELVRARSDALPHEPPFPGAMLRMVDRVTAYVPDGGAKGLGLLVGTIKVDPEFWFFKAHFYQDPVWPGSLGLESFLQLLKYAAWKRWGAPAKPWHTVARNVPHTWVYRGQVLPKDHEVTVVLEIVAADDDNHRLTANGFLTVDGRVIYQMTDFTLE, encoded by the coding sequence ATGAACGACCGCATCGCTATCGTCTCTGTCGCGGGCCGGTTCCCGAGTGCCGGCGCGGACCTCGACCGGTACTGGGCCGACGTCGCGTCGGCGACCGATTGCTCGCGCGAGGTGCCCGCCGGGCGCTGGGCGCTGCCGCCCGATCGCTGCACCGACCCGCGGGTCGCGAACCCCGACACGGTGTACTCCGCCCGCGGGTACTACCTCGACCCGTTCGAGCCGGATCTGAGCGGCCTGGACATCGATCCCGGGCTGGTGCGCGAACTCGATCCGCTGTTTCACCTCGTGTTAGATGTCGGCGGCCGGGCGTGGCGCGGGGCCAAAACCGCGGGCCTGGACCGCGCCCGGGTGGGCGTCGTGCTGGGCAACATCTGTTTGCCCACGGACCGCGCCAACGACCTGTGCCGGGCGGTGCTCGGCGGAAGGCTCGGGCTACCGGCGGGCGCGCCGGTCCACCCGCTGAACAGGTACGTTGCCGGGCTACCCGCGGGCCTGCTCGCCAAGGGGCTCGGGCTCGGCGGCGGGAGCTTCACCCTGGACGCCGCGTGCGCGTCGTCTCTGTACGCGCTCAAGCTCGCGTGTGACGAACTGGTCGCCGGCCGGGCCGACGCCATGCTCGCGGGCGGGTGCTCGCGCCCCGACTGCCAGTACACGCAGATGGGGTTCGCGCAGCTCCGCGCGCTGGCGCCGAGCGGGCGGTGTTCGCCGTTCGACGCTCGGGCCGACGGCCTCGTGGTGGGCGAGGGGGCCGGGGTGTTCGTGCTGAAGCGCTTGGCCGACGCGCTCAAGCACGGCGACACGATTCACGGCGTCGTTGCGGGCGCGGGCGTGTCGAACGACATGCACGGGAACTTGCTCGCCCCGGCCAAAGAGGGCCAGCTTCGCGCGATGCGGTCGGCCTACGCGCACGCCGGCTGGAACCCGTGGGACGTGCAACTGATCGAGTGCCACGCGACCGGCACGCCGGTGGGCGATCAGATCGAGTTCGACAGCCTGCGGGAACTGTGGGGCGGTTCCGACTGGGCGCCCGGGCAGTGCGTGATCGGTTCGGTGAAGTCGACGGTGGGGCACCTGCTCACCGGGGCCGGCGCCGCGGCGCTGACCAAAGTGCTGCTCGCGATGAAGCACGAGCAGCTCCCACCGCAGGCGAACTTCGCGACCCCGGCGCCGGGGCTGAGCTACGACGGCGGGCCGTTCCGGGTGCTGCGTGCCGCCGAGCGCTGGGGGCGTTCGTCCGCCACCCAACCGCGCCGGGCGGCGGTGAGCGGGTTCGGGTTCGGCGGGGTGAACGCGCACCTGCTCGTCGAGGAGTGGACCGGTCTGCCGCCGCGCTCGGGCGCGAGCAAAACGCCGCGCCTCATCGCGGTCGGAACGCGCGAGGCGGCCGCCCGGTCGCGCGCCAGCGAACCCCGCGAGCCGGTCGCGGTGGTGGGGGCGGCGGCGCACGTGGGGCCGTGGGCCGACGCCCGGGCGCTGCAAGAGCAGTTGTTCAGCGGGGGGACGGCCGAGCCCGGTATCAAACTGAACGGCTGGGCGCTGGCGGACGAGCCGTGCCCGCCCGGGTTTTACATCGACGAGCTGGCGCTGCCCATCGACAAGTTCCGCGTGCCGCCCAAGGAACTGGAGGAGACGCTGCCGCAGCAGTTGCTGATGCTGCGCGTGGCCGCGGACGCGCTCGCCGACGCGGGGTACGCCCCCCGCGCCGACGGTGACCCCGCGACCGGCGTGTTCGTCGGGCTCGGGTTGGACCTGAACACCACCAACTTCCACCTGCGCTGGGCCGCGATCGGGAGCGGTGCCGGCCCCGACGAAGCGTCCCCGCCGCTGACGGCGAACCGGACGATGGGCGCGCTCGGGAGCATCGCCGCGAGCCGCGTCGCGCGGACGTTCCATTTCGGCGGGCCGAGCCACACGGTTTGCAGCGAAGAGGGCTCCGGGGCTCGGGCGCTGGAACTGGGGGTTCGTGCCCTCCAGGCCAGAGAGTTGGACCGCGTTCTGGTGGGCGGGGTGGACCTGGCCGGCGACCCGCGGCTGGTGCTCCCGGGCGAGGCGTCGCTCCCGGCCGACGGCGCGGTCGCGCTCGTGCTGAAACGCCTCGCCGACGCCGAGCGCGACGGCGACCGCGTGTACGCCGTTATTAAGGGAGTTGGGGTCGCATCGACCGAGGGGGACGCACAATCTCGCGCCGCGGCCGATGCCGGGCTGCCGCTCGGGTCGGCGGTCGTGTTCGGGGGGACGGCCGAGCGGGTCGGTGAGGCGGGTGCCGCGTCGGGGGCGGTGGCGGTTCTGGAGGCGTGCGTCGCGCTGTATCAAGAAGTGCTCCCGGGGGGCGTGGCCGGTTCTTTGATCGAGGCGCCCGGCGGCCGGGGCGCCCGCGGCCCCCAGGAGCCGACGTTCTGGTTACGGAACCGGGCCGACGGGCCGCGGCGCGCGTGCGTGCACTCGTCCGGCGCAGACGGGTCGCACTTCGCTTTCCTGCTGGAGGAGCCCGCGCAGCGGGTTCCGGCCGAACTCGCGCAGCCGCTCGGCGCGCGGGCGGAAGCGGCGTTCGTGGTCGAGGGCGACACGCCGGCCGAACTGCTCGCGGGCATTGAGGCCCTGTCGGCGTTCGCGCACGACCGGGCCGGGCGCAACGTTGAGGCCGTCGCCCGGGGGTGGTTCCGGGCGGCGCCGGGGGCCGGGCGGAAGCTGGCGGTCGGGTTCGCGGCGCGCTCAGGGGCGGAACTCGCCGAACAGATCTCGTTCGCCGCATCGTCGCTCCACGCGGACCCCGCCAGCCCCTTCCCGGCGACGGCCCGCCAGGCGCTCCGGGACCGCGTGTTCTACAGCCCGAAGCCGCTCGGGACGCGGGCGAAGGTCGCGCTCGTGTTCCCCGGGTCCGGGAACCAGTTCGACGGCATGGGCCGTGACCTCGCCGCCCAGTGGCCCGAAGTGGTGCGCCGACAGGACGCCGAGAACCAGCGCCTGCGGGACCAGTTCAGCCCGCAGTTCTTCTGGCACGGGCGCGCGGGCGACGCGCCGGCGCGAGACCTGATGTTCGGGCAGGTGACCGTCGGCTCGCTGGTGGCGGACGTTGTGGCCGCGCTCGGCGTCCGCTGCGACGCGATGATCGGGCTGAGCCTCGGCGAGTCGGCCGGCCTGTTCGGGGTGCGTCTGTGGCGCGAGCGCGACGAAATGTACCGGCGGATGCAGGTTTCGACCCTGTTCGCGTCGGACCTCGCCCCACCGTATGATTCCGCACGGGTGTACTGGGGCGTTCCGGCCGGTGAGCCGGTGGACTGGGTCAGCGGCGTGATTTCCGCCGGCGCCGACGACGTGACGGCGGCGCTGCGCCCGGGCCTGCTCGCGTACCTGTTGATCGTGAACACCCCGGGCGAGTGCGTGATCGGTGGGAAGCGGGCCGACGTGGAGAAACTCGCGGCGGCGGTCGGTAAGCCCGTGATGCTTCTGGAGGGCGTGACGCTCGCGCACTGCGAGGCCGGGAAGCCGGTGTTCGGGCCGTACCACGACCTGCACATGCTGCCGGTGACGCCGCCGGCCCACGCCCTGACCGTGTACAGCGGCGCCTGGGGCAAGAGCTACCGGCCCGGCGAACTGGCGTGCGCGGACTCGATCACGTCGGGGCTGGTCGGGCTGATCGACGTGCCGCGGGTGATCGAGGCGGCGTACCGCGACGGGGTGCGCGCGTTCGTCGAAGTGGGGCCGGGGGGCTCGTGCACCCGCATGATTTCGGCGATCCTGGGCGACCGCCGGCACCTGGCCCGGGCCGCCCACGCCGCGAAGCCGGACGCGGTGTCGCAGGTCGTTCGCCTCGTGGCGCACCTGGCGGCAGAGCGGTTGCCGGTCGATCTCGCCGCGCTGTACGGTACGGAAACGCGGTGCGTTGCGCACCGGGAGCCCGAACCGGCGCGGCGCAACGTGGTTGTGGTGCCGGTGGGGTTGCGCCCGGTGCCCCCGGCCGTGGTATTGACACCTCTCACGAAGCGGGAAGCCGCGCCGAGCGCGGTGCCGATCGAGACGGACGGGGAGGAGCGCGTCGCGCCGGTCGTGGCCGCTGGCACACCGGAGCCGACTCCACACGTTCCTCCCACCGAGGCGCTTCGTTCATCCCCCGAGCCTCACGTTCGCTTGCGGAGCCAACCTCTCGCTCCGGCGGCTCAGCCCGAAGAGGTGGCGAGCCCACACATCGTTCCGGTGCTCGCTCCGGAACTGGTGCCGTCTCTTGCCCCGGTCATTGAGTCGGTCGCAAACGTGCAGGTGCTCAACATGCAGGCGCAAGAGGCGTTCCTGCGTGTCAGCGGCAAGTTGATGGAGTCTGCCGCCGGGGTGCTGAGGTTCCAAACCTCGCTGCTCGATGCGTGGACGCGCGGAGGCGCGGGCGCGAGCGAACCGGTCTCGTCGCTCGTGTGGCTGACCCCTCCGGCGTCCCCGCTGGAGCCGCCCCGCGCGCTGACCTTCGAGCAGTGCTGCACCTACGCGGCCGGCAAGATCGCCGACGCGCTCGGGCCGCTGTTCGCCGAGGTCGATTCCTTCCCGACCCGCGTCCGGTTGCCGGACGGCCCGCTCCAACTCGTCGACAGCATCAGCCTCATTGAGGGCGAGCCGAAGTCGATGACGAGCGGGCGCGTGGTGACGCACCACACCGTCCGCGCGGACCGCTGGTACCTGCAATCGGGCCGCATCCCGACCGCGATCTGCGTCGAGGCGGGGCAGGCCGACCTGTTCCTCTCGGGGTACCTCGGCATCGACTTCGAGACCCGCGGGCTGGCCGTGTACCGGCTGCTCGACGCGGTCGTGTCGTTCCACCGCGGGCTGCCGCAGGTCGGCGAAACGGTGACCTACGACATCCACATCGACAAGTTCGTGAAGCAGGGCGATTCCTGGCTGTTCCACTTCTGGTTCGACGGAACGGTCAACGGCGAGCCCCTCATCACGATGCGCAACGGCGTAGCCGGGTTCTTCACCGCGGATGCGCTCGCGGCCGGTAAGGGGATCGTTCAGACCGCGCTCGACAAGAAGCGGTTCCCGGGCAAGAGGCCCGACGACTGGGCGGACCTCGTGCCCCAAACGGTGTGCGCGCTGACCGCGCAACAGGTGGACGCCCTGCGCGGGGGCGACCTCGTGGGGGCGTTCGGGCCGGCGTTCGCCCGGGCGCGGCTGACGCGACCGGCCACCATCCCCGGCGGGATGCTCCGGCTCGTGGACCGTGTGCCCCTGATCGAACCCGCGGGCGGGCGGTTCGGCACCGGCTTCGTGCGCGCCGAGTTCGACATTCACCCGGACGACTGGTTCCTGACGTGTCACTTCGTGGACGATCAAGTGATGCCGGGGACGCTCATGTACGAGTGCTGCCTGCACACGCTCCGCGTGCTGCTGATGCGCCTCGGCTGGGTGGGCGAGGCCGACGACGTGGTGTGCGAGCCGCTGCCGGGCGTCAACAGCCGGCTGAAGTGCCGCGGGCAGGTGCTCGCGACGACCAAGACCGTCACCTACGAGGTGACGGTGAAGGAACTGGGCTACCGGCCGGAGCCGTTCTGCGTCGCCGACGCGCTGATGTACGCGGACGGCAAGCCGATCGTCGAGATCACCAACATGACGCTGCGCATGTCGGGGCTCTCGCGCGAGAAGCTGAATGTGATCTGGGCCGGGATGGCAGAACCTACTCCCTTGAAGGGAGCGGGGCGTTCCGACGCGGTGCGAACCCCATCCGGTCCACGAACCGGTTCGGAAGTGTCTTCTCTCCCCCTCCCTGCAGGGAGGGGGCCGGGGGGTGGGTTGTCTGCCGCTCCGCTGTACGATTCCGCCAAAATCATGGCGTACTCGAACGGCAACCCGTCCGAAGCGTTCGGCGAGCCCTACAAGGTGTTCGACTCCGAGCGGGTGCTCGCTCGCCTGCCGGGGCCGCCGTACCAGTTCCTCGACTGCGTGACCGCCGTGTCCGGCGAGCCGTTCGTGCTGAAGGCCGGCGCGAGCTGCACCGCCCTCTACGCCGTGCCGCCGGACGAGTGGTACTTCGGCGAGAACCGCTGCGAGAACATGCCGTTCAGCGTCCTGTTGGAGATCGCCCTCCAGCCGTGCGGGTGGCTCGCCGCGTACTGCGGGTCGGCGCTCACCAGCAAGGACGACCTGAGCTTCCGCAACCTCGGCGGGAAGGGCACCCAGTTCCGCGCGGTGACGCCGGCCACCGGGACGCTCGCGACCACCGTGAAGATGACGGGCGTGTCGAACTCTGCGGGCATGATCATTCAGCACTACGACATGCTCGTCGAGGACGCTCAGGGGCCGATGTACAAGGGCACCACCTACTTCGGGTTCTTCACGAAGGGGGCACTGGCGAACCAGGTCGGCATCCGCGAAGCCCGGGTGCCGTGGCCCAACGAGCAGGAGCTGGTGCGAGCCAGGAGCGACGCGCTCCCGCACGAGCCGCCGTTCCCCGGGGCGATGCTGCGCATGGTGGACCGGGTCACCGCGTACGTCCCGGACGGCGGCGCGAAGGGGCTCGGGCTCCTGGTGGGGACCATCAAGGTCGATCCGGAGTTCTGGTTCTTCAAGGCGCACTTCTACCAGGACCCGGTGTGGCCCGGGTCGCTGGGGCTGGAGTCGTTCCTCCAGTTGCTGAAGTACGCGGCGTGGAAGCGGTGGGGGGCGCCGGCGAAGCCGTGGCACACGGTGGCCCGAAACGTGCCGCACACGTGGGTGTACCGCGGGCAGGTGCTGCCGAAGGACCACGAGGTCACGGTTGTGCTAGAAATCGTCGCCGCGGACGACGATAATCACCGGCTCACCGCCAACGGGTTCCTGACCGTGGACGGGCGGGTTATCTACCAGATGACCGATTTCACCCTAGAATAG